Proteins from one Athene noctua chromosome 20, bAthNoc1.hap1.1, whole genome shotgun sequence genomic window:
- the LOC141968648 gene encoding carboxyl-terminal PDZ ligand of neuronal nitric oxide synthase protein-like isoform X2, producing MPVKNRYNLVDDGCDSRVPLHNEEAFQHGIHFQAKYIGSLDVPRPNSRVEIVAAMRRIRYEFKAKNIKKKKVSIIVSVDGVKVILRKKQKRKEWTWDESKMVVMHDPVYRIFYVSHDSQDLKIFSYIARDGANNSFRCNVFKSKKKSQAMRVVRTVGQAFEVCHKLSLQHALQNADGQADGASDKSAEEQPLEVHQIKGSKIADVDEVGIDSDSICVSERGPGELPAARGDLGMLKPGQAPKDKNCQVQLLKDQLAAETAARIEAQARVRQLLLTNRDLLQHVSLLVRQLTVLEAREQHRQPADRSLQNLSLAQSLSLNLKNHYSLDIHLPSTSTPASILGSPVAPGSLPALGPGDSYLNLVSLERGGHRYGSKDGDECLAVLEGQDGLSRRVEGSEVGEFSLLNGSGRQKVDDTDRGDEDRRQQPIPKLNPPPPILRKRSSKTSPSLEVEVKLESAAHASLPSPSVSSLTSIAASPLTLLDPEARTPARSAASSTEPGPAAACQRALGKDRTGDSGQMSPLASGHDPAATEALAKDLATLGSPTDSTLPFSPADDTCLHISFSEDELLEPELDTALGPSRVPS from the exons TATGAATTCAAAGCCAAGAACATTAAGAAGAAGAAAGTGAGCATCATCGTGTCCGTGGATGGGGTGAAGGTGATTCTGCGCAAGAAGCAGAAG AGAAAGGAGTGGACCTGGGATGAGAGTAAGATGGTGGTGATGCACGATCCCGTGTACAG AATCTTCTACGTGTCACACGACTCGCAAGACCTGAAAATATTCAGTTACATCGCAAGGGACGGCGCTAACAACTCCTTCAGGTGCAACGTCTTCAAATCGAAGAAGAAG AGCCAGGCCATGCGGGTGGTGCGCACGGTGGGCCAGGCCTTCGAGGTGTGCCACAAGCTGAGCCTGCAGCACGCCCTGCAGAACGCCGACGGGCAGGCGGACGGCGCCAGCGACAAGTCGGCCGAGGAGCAGCCACTGGAAG TTCATCAGATAAAGGGCTCCAAGATCGCGGATGTAGACGAGGTTGGCATCGACTCTGACAGCATCTGTGTGTCCGAGAGGGGACCCGGAGAGCTGCCCGCTGCCAGGGGGGACCTCGGCATGCTGAAACCTGGGCAAGCCCCGAAGGATAAGAACTGCCAG GTGCAGCTGCTGAAGGACCAACTGGCAGCCGAAACGGCGGCGCGGATCGAGGCGCAGGCCCGGGTGCGGCAGCTCCTGTTGACCAACCGTGACCTCCTGCAACACGTCTCCCTGCTGGTGCGGCAGCTGACGGTGCTGGAAGCCCGGGAGCAGCACCGGCAGCCGG CTGACCGCTCCTTGCAAAACCTGTCCCTGGCTCAGTCCCTCTCCCTGAACCTGAAGAACCACTACAGCTTGGACATCCACCTGCCCTCCACCTCCACCCCTGCCAGCATCCTGGGCAGCCCTGTGGCCCCCGGCTCGCTGCCAGCCCTGGGCCCCGGGGACTCCTACCTCAACCTCGTCAGCCTGGAGAGGGGCGGCCACCGCTACGGCAGCAAGGACGGGGACGAGTGCCTGGCTGTGCTGGAGGGGCAGGACGGGCTCAGCCGGCGCGTGGAGGGCTCCGAGGTCGGCGAGTTCTCTCTGCTCAACGGGAGCGGCCGGCAGAAGGTGGACGACACGGACAGAGGGGACGAGGACAG GCGGCAGCAGCCCATTCCCAAGCTGAACCCGCCCCCACCCATCCTACGAAAAAGGTCGAGCAAGACCTCCCCGAGCCTGGAAGTGGAGGTGAAGCTCGAGAGCGCTGCCCACGCcagcctgcccagccccagcgTCTCCAGCCTCACCAGCATCGCTGCCAGCCCGCTCACCCTCTTGGACCCCGAGGCAAGGACTCCTGCCCGGAGCGCTGCCTCCAGCACGGAGCCCGGCCCTGCCGCAGCCTGCCAGCGCGCTCTGGGCAAGGACAGGACTGGGGACAGTGGACAGATGTCCCCCCTGGCCAGTGGCCACGACCCTGCAGCCACTGAGGCCCTGGCCAAGGACTTGGCCACCTTGGGCAGCCCCACGGACAGCACGCTGCCCTTCTCCCCTGCGGATGACACCTGCTTGCACATCAGCTTCTCGGAAGATGAGCTACTTGAACCAGAGCTGGACACTGCCCTGGGGCCCAGCAGGGTCCCCTCTTAG
- the LOC141968648 gene encoding carboxyl-terminal PDZ ligand of neuronal nitric oxide synthase protein-like isoform X1: protein MPVKNRYNLVDDGCDSRVPLHNEEAFQHGIHFQAKYIGSLDVPRPNSRVEIVAAMRRIRYEFKAKNIKKKKVSIIVSVDGVKVILRKKQKRKEWTWDESKMVVMHDPVYRIFYVSHDSQDLKIFSYIARDGANNSFRCNVFKSKKKSQAMRVVRTVGQAFEVCHKLSLQHALQNADGQADGASDKSAEEQPLEVHQIKGSKIADVDEVGIDSDSICVSERGPGELPAARGDLGMLKPGQAPKDKNCQDAENCSLHPASSQQLLSPGSPCSSASITPLASQHCLQLLQQQLLQQQQQTQVAVAQVQLLKDQLAAETAARIEAQARVRQLLLTNRDLLQHVSLLVRQLTVLEAREQHRQPADRSLQNLSLAQSLSLNLKNHYSLDIHLPSTSTPASILGSPVAPGSLPALGPGDSYLNLVSLERGGHRYGSKDGDECLAVLEGQDGLSRRVEGSEVGEFSLLNGSGRQKVDDTDRGDEDRRQQPIPKLNPPPPILRKRSSKTSPSLEVEVKLESAAHASLPSPSVSSLTSIAASPLTLLDPEARTPARSAASSTEPGPAAACQRALGKDRTGDSGQMSPLASGHDPAATEALAKDLATLGSPTDSTLPFSPADDTCLHISFSEDELLEPELDTALGPSRVPS from the exons TATGAATTCAAAGCCAAGAACATTAAGAAGAAGAAAGTGAGCATCATCGTGTCCGTGGATGGGGTGAAGGTGATTCTGCGCAAGAAGCAGAAG AGAAAGGAGTGGACCTGGGATGAGAGTAAGATGGTGGTGATGCACGATCCCGTGTACAG AATCTTCTACGTGTCACACGACTCGCAAGACCTGAAAATATTCAGTTACATCGCAAGGGACGGCGCTAACAACTCCTTCAGGTGCAACGTCTTCAAATCGAAGAAGAAG AGCCAGGCCATGCGGGTGGTGCGCACGGTGGGCCAGGCCTTCGAGGTGTGCCACAAGCTGAGCCTGCAGCACGCCCTGCAGAACGCCGACGGGCAGGCGGACGGCGCCAGCGACAAGTCGGCCGAGGAGCAGCCACTGGAAG TTCATCAGATAAAGGGCTCCAAGATCGCGGATGTAGACGAGGTTGGCATCGACTCTGACAGCATCTGTGTGTCCGAGAGGGGACCCGGAGAGCTGCCCGCTGCCAGGGGGGACCTCGGCATGCTGAAACCTGGGCAAGCCCCGAAGGATAAGAACTGCCAG GATGCCGAGAACTGCTCCCTCCACCCGgccagctcccagcagctgctcagccccggcagcccctgcTCCTCAGCCTCCATCACCCCGCTGGCCTCCCAGCACTGcctccagctgctccagcagcagcttctccagcagcagcagcagacgcAGGTGGCCGTGGCCCAG GTGCAGCTGCTGAAGGACCAACTGGCAGCCGAAACGGCGGCGCGGATCGAGGCGCAGGCCCGGGTGCGGCAGCTCCTGTTGACCAACCGTGACCTCCTGCAACACGTCTCCCTGCTGGTGCGGCAGCTGACGGTGCTGGAAGCCCGGGAGCAGCACCGGCAGCCGG CTGACCGCTCCTTGCAAAACCTGTCCCTGGCTCAGTCCCTCTCCCTGAACCTGAAGAACCACTACAGCTTGGACATCCACCTGCCCTCCACCTCCACCCCTGCCAGCATCCTGGGCAGCCCTGTGGCCCCCGGCTCGCTGCCAGCCCTGGGCCCCGGGGACTCCTACCTCAACCTCGTCAGCCTGGAGAGGGGCGGCCACCGCTACGGCAGCAAGGACGGGGACGAGTGCCTGGCTGTGCTGGAGGGGCAGGACGGGCTCAGCCGGCGCGTGGAGGGCTCCGAGGTCGGCGAGTTCTCTCTGCTCAACGGGAGCGGCCGGCAGAAGGTGGACGACACGGACAGAGGGGACGAGGACAG GCGGCAGCAGCCCATTCCCAAGCTGAACCCGCCCCCACCCATCCTACGAAAAAGGTCGAGCAAGACCTCCCCGAGCCTGGAAGTGGAGGTGAAGCTCGAGAGCGCTGCCCACGCcagcctgcccagccccagcgTCTCCAGCCTCACCAGCATCGCTGCCAGCCCGCTCACCCTCTTGGACCCCGAGGCAAGGACTCCTGCCCGGAGCGCTGCCTCCAGCACGGAGCCCGGCCCTGCCGCAGCCTGCCAGCGCGCTCTGGGCAAGGACAGGACTGGGGACAGTGGACAGATGTCCCCCCTGGCCAGTGGCCACGACCCTGCAGCCACTGAGGCCCTGGCCAAGGACTTGGCCACCTTGGGCAGCCCCACGGACAGCACGCTGCCCTTCTCCCCTGCGGATGACACCTGCTTGCACATCAGCTTCTCGGAAGATGAGCTACTTGAACCAGAGCTGGACACTGCCCTGGGGCCCAGCAGGGTCCCCTCTTAG